The Anguilla anguilla isolate fAngAng1 chromosome 4, fAngAng1.pri, whole genome shotgun sequence genome has a window encoding:
- the LOC118225747 gene encoding vesicle-associated membrane protein-associated protein A-like isoform X2, translating to MSKLEQILILDPPHDLRFKGPFTDVVTTNLKLKNPSDRKVCFKVKTTAPRRYCVRPNSGIIDAGAAVTVSVMLQPFDYDPNEKSKHKFMVQTTFVPPNVSDMELVWKDAKPDELMDSKLRCVFELPTENDKVLLSLGFATPLQMGKLNDPGSVGGAHLPPRPPPTPSEFHTPFGTQSLYTPGSIGSRIIPLQLGGLCFPGLARKVCDRQASSGVELEGRFVSAFCL from the exons GACCTTTCACAGATGTAGTCACCACAAACCTCAAGCTGAAGAACCCCTCCGACAGAAAAGTATGTTTCAAAGTGAAGACGACGGCGCCTCGCCGGTACTGCGTACGGCCAAACAGCGGCATCATCGACGCCGGCGCCGCCGTCACCGTGTCCG TCATGCTACAGCCATTTGACTATGACCCCAATGAGAAAAGTAAACACAAATTCATGGTACAGACGACTTTCGTACCTCCGAATGTTTCAGACATGGAATTAGTG TGGAAAGATGCGAAACCCGATGAGCTCATGGATTCCAAGCTGCGATGTGTCTTCGAACTGCCTACTGAAAACGATAAAGTG CTTCTCTCCCTCGGGTTCGCCACCCCATTGCAAATGGGCAAATTAAATGACCCCGGCTCGGTGGGCGGAGCCCATCTCCCACCCAGGCCGCCTCCCACCCCCAGCGAGTTCCACACTCCCTTTGGCACCCAGAGCCTGTACACCCCCGGCAGCATTGGCAGTAGGATCATCCCGCTGCAGCTAGGAGGCCTGTGTTTCCCAGGCTTAGCCAGAAAGGTTTGTGACAGGCAGGCAAGCTCAGGTGTAGAACTGGAGGGTAGGTTTGTCAGTGCTTTCTGCCTTTGA